A genomic stretch from Azospirillum lipoferum 4B includes:
- a CDS encoding NAD(P)/FAD-dependent oxidoreductase — protein sequence MESVDFLVVGAGIAGASAAYELAAQGRVLVLERESQPGYHSTGRSAALYTQTYGPAPIRALTVASWDFYTDPPAGFAEHELLTPRGVLIVGRDHEIDRLDEEYEQGRRLTPSVERYDREQVLARAPFLRADYVAGGVWEPDARDIDVHALHHGFLRGLKARGGRVVTDAEVRALARRDGLWVAETSAGTFAAPVVVNAAGAWADELAKLAGVATVGLVPKRRTAITFDPVFEDPADKVGLDGWPMVSDVAETFYVKPDAGRLLASPADQTPVEPCDVQPEDIDVAETVDRLEQASRFSVRRLAHRWAGLRSFVADKVPVVGFAPDAEGFFWLAGQGGYGIQTAPAMGRVAAGLATGRGLPEDVSALGVAESDLSPARLR from the coding sequence TTGGAAAGCGTCGATTTCCTGGTGGTCGGGGCCGGCATCGCCGGCGCATCGGCAGCCTACGAACTGGCCGCGCAGGGCCGGGTGCTGGTTCTGGAGCGCGAGTCGCAGCCGGGCTATCATTCCACCGGCCGGTCGGCGGCGCTCTACACCCAGACCTACGGTCCGGCGCCGATCCGCGCCCTGACGGTGGCGAGCTGGGATTTCTACACCGACCCGCCCGCCGGCTTCGCCGAACACGAACTGCTGACGCCGCGCGGCGTGCTGATCGTCGGCCGCGACCACGAGATCGACCGGCTGGATGAGGAATATGAGCAGGGACGCCGCCTGACCCCGTCGGTCGAACGTTACGACCGCGAACAGGTGCTTGCCCGCGCGCCCTTCCTGCGCGCGGACTATGTGGCCGGCGGCGTGTGGGAGCCGGATGCCCGCGACATCGACGTTCACGCCCTGCATCACGGCTTTCTCCGCGGGCTGAAGGCCCGCGGCGGCCGGGTGGTGACCGATGCCGAAGTGCGAGCGCTCGCTCGCCGGGACGGCCTGTGGGTGGCGGAGACCAGCGCCGGCACCTTCGCGGCGCCGGTGGTGGTGAACGCCGCCGGGGCCTGGGCCGACGAACTGGCGAAGCTGGCCGGAGTCGCCACGGTCGGGCTGGTGCCGAAGCGGCGCACCGCCATCACCTTCGACCCCGTCTTCGAGGATCCGGCCGACAAGGTGGGCCTTGACGGCTGGCCGATGGTGTCGGACGTGGCCGAGACCTTCTATGTCAAGCCCGATGCCGGCCGCCTGCTGGCCTCCCCCGCCGACCAGACGCCTGTCGAGCCCTGCGACGTGCAGCCCGAGGACATCGACGTCGCCGAAACGGTGGACCGGCTGGAACAAGCGTCGCGCTTCTCCGTTCGGAGATTGGCCCACCGCTGGGCGGGGCTGCGCAGCTTCGTGGCGGACAAGGTGCCGGTCGTGGGGTTCGCGCCCGATGCGGAGGGATTCTTCTGGCTTGCCGGCCAAGGCGGCTACGGCATCCAGACCGCGCCGGCCATGGGCCGGGTGGCGGCGGGACTCGCCACCGGCCGGGGCCTGCCGGAGGATGTCAGCGCGCTGGGTGTGGCCGAGTCCGACCTGTCGCCGGCCCGGCTTCGGTGA
- a CDS encoding OmpW/AlkL family protein, translated as MTILSRAAAALLATSALVAIASPSLAQDFKGKSAGDIVVRARGLAVLPQEKGTINNTTLGDVGSAKVGNDYIPEVDFTYFFTDNIAAELIAGTSRHRVKGNLIAAAGGVTEIGKVSLLPPTLTVQYHFMPKERISPYIGAGVNYTLFYNEDAANNPNAGGLRITDTNYKNRFGWALQAGVDVAITGNWSLNVDVKKVFLKTDVTANAHVGTAVLPVTSKVTLDPWLVGVGIGYRF; from the coding sequence ATGACCATCCTGTCGCGCGCCGCCGCCGCCCTGCTGGCGACCTCGGCCCTTGTCGCCATCGCTTCCCCGTCGCTCGCTCAGGACTTCAAGGGCAAGTCGGCCGGCGACATCGTCGTCCGTGCGCGCGGCCTGGCCGTGCTGCCGCAGGAAAAGGGCACCATCAACAACACGACGCTGGGTGACGTCGGCTCGGCCAAGGTCGGCAACGACTACATTCCGGAAGTCGATTTCACCTACTTCTTCACCGACAACATCGCCGCCGAACTGATCGCCGGCACCAGCCGTCACCGCGTGAAGGGCAACCTGATCGCCGCCGCCGGCGGCGTGACGGAAATCGGCAAGGTCTCGCTGCTGCCGCCGACCCTGACCGTGCAGTACCACTTCATGCCGAAGGAGCGCATCAGCCCCTACATCGGCGCCGGCGTGAACTACACCCTGTTCTACAACGAGGATGCGGCCAACAACCCCAACGCCGGCGGTCTGCGCATCACCGACACCAACTACAAGAACCGCTTCGGCTGGGCCCTGCAGGCCGGTGTCGACGTTGCCATCACCGGCAACTGGTCGCTGAACGTCGACGTCAAGAAGGTCTTCCTGAAGACCGACGTGACCGCCAATGCCCATGTGGGCACCGCCGTCCTGCCGGTCACCTCGAAGGTCACGCTGGACCCGTGGCTGGTCGGCGTCGGCATCGGCTACCGCTTCTAA
- a CDS encoding thiolase family protein: MKSVVIAGYARSPFAFAHKGELTKVRPDELLARVIAALVERTGLKTEDVEDVIVGCSFPEGEQGLNVARTISFLAKLPQTAAATTVNRYCGSSMQSIHQAAGAIQMGAGEVFICGGVESMTRVPIMGFNPMPNPALKASYPEAYCSMGITAENVARQYAISRAEQESLAVASHAKAAEAQAAGRMADEIVGIQTPAGLVDKDGCIRPGTNADSLSGLKPAFTADGTVTAGTSSPLTDGAAAVLVTTEEYAKANGLPILAKIRSVAVAGCAPELMGLGPVPATRKALARAGLSINDIDIIEINEAFSSQAIACMRDLDIDPSRINPDGGALALGHPLGATGARITGKAAALLKREGKQFALATQCIGGGQGIATILEAV; encoded by the coding sequence ATGAAGTCGGTCGTCATCGCCGGTTATGCCCGTTCGCCCTTCGCCTTCGCCCACAAGGGCGAGCTGACCAAGGTCCGCCCCGACGAACTGCTGGCCCGCGTCATCGCGGCGCTGGTGGAACGCACCGGCCTGAAGACCGAAGATGTCGAGGACGTCATCGTCGGCTGCTCCTTCCCCGAGGGCGAGCAGGGGCTGAACGTCGCCCGCACCATCTCCTTCCTGGCCAAGCTGCCGCAGACCGCGGCGGCCACCACGGTGAACCGCTATTGCGGTTCGTCGATGCAGTCGATCCACCAGGCGGCGGGCGCCATCCAGATGGGTGCCGGCGAGGTGTTCATCTGCGGCGGCGTCGAGTCGATGACCCGCGTGCCGATCATGGGCTTCAACCCAATGCCGAATCCGGCGCTGAAGGCCTCCTACCCCGAAGCCTACTGCTCGATGGGCATCACGGCGGAGAATGTCGCCCGCCAATACGCCATTTCCCGCGCCGAGCAGGAGTCGCTGGCCGTCGCCTCGCACGCCAAAGCGGCGGAAGCCCAGGCCGCCGGCCGCATGGCCGACGAGATCGTCGGCATCCAGACCCCGGCCGGTCTGGTCGACAAGGACGGCTGCATCCGCCCCGGCACCAATGCCGACAGCCTGTCGGGCCTGAAGCCGGCCTTCACCGCCGATGGCACCGTGACCGCCGGCACCTCCTCGCCGCTGACCGACGGTGCCGCCGCCGTGCTGGTGACGACGGAGGAGTATGCCAAGGCCAACGGCCTGCCGATCCTGGCGAAGATCCGTTCGGTCGCCGTCGCCGGCTGCGCGCCGGAACTGATGGGGCTGGGTCCGGTCCCGGCGACCCGCAAGGCGCTGGCGCGTGCCGGCCTGTCGATCAACGACATCGACATCATCGAAATCAACGAGGCCTTCTCGTCCCAGGCCATCGCCTGCATGCGCGATCTCGACATCGACCCGTCGCGCATCAACCCGGACGGCGGCGCCCTGGCGCTCGGCCACCCGCTGGGGGCCACCGGCGCCCGCATCACCGGCAAGGCCGCGGCCCTGCTGAAGCGCGAAGGCAAGCAGTTCGCGCTGGCCACCCAGTGCATCGGCGGCGGCCAGGGCATCGCCACCATCCTGGAAGCGGTCTGA
- a CDS encoding acyl-CoA dehydrogenase C-terminal domain-containing protein: MPIYKAPLEDVRFVLDEIVGLDKLSALPGYEDATPELVGQVLEEGAKLCEEVLFPLNQSGDGEGCHFENGEVRTPKGFKEAYTTYIEAGWQGLACDPAYGGQGLPKLVNIMLEEFICSANLSFGMYPGLSLGAYNALAMYGSDELKQRFLPKLVDGTWSGTMCLTEPHCGTDLGIIRTKAVPDGEGAYKITGTKIFISAGEHDLTENILHLVLARLPDAPAGTRGISLFLVPKFMPNEDGTPGARNGVACGSIEHKMGIKASSTCVMNFEDATGWLVGEPHKGMRAMFVMMNAARLAVGIQGLGLAEVSYQNAVNYARERLQGRSLSGVKAPDKPADPIIVHPDVRRNLLTARAYGEGARALGALVAYHLDVAEKHADARTCRDADEFVQLMTPIVKALFTDIGFESANIAVQVHGGHGFIWETGVEQYVRDARICQIYEGTNGIQALDLVGRKLPQDMGRLLRHFFHPVGRDIEAAMEKDELGEFVMPLAKAFAKLQQATALIAQKGLKDPEEAGAAASDYLRLFGLVALGWSWLTMVEKAQAKLDVGEGNAAFYEAKIKTARFYMTKLLPQTNSLFITIAAGAKPLMELEEAAF; this comes from the coding sequence ATGCCGATCTACAAGGCTCCGCTTGAGGATGTGCGCTTCGTCCTGGACGAGATCGTCGGCCTGGACAAGCTGTCGGCCCTGCCGGGTTACGAGGACGCCACGCCGGAACTCGTCGGCCAGGTGCTGGAGGAAGGCGCCAAGCTGTGCGAGGAGGTTCTGTTCCCGCTGAACCAGTCTGGCGACGGCGAGGGCTGCCATTTCGAGAATGGCGAGGTCCGCACGCCGAAGGGCTTCAAGGAGGCTTACACCACCTATATCGAGGCCGGCTGGCAGGGTCTGGCCTGCGACCCGGCCTATGGCGGGCAGGGACTGCCGAAGCTGGTCAACATCATGCTGGAGGAGTTCATCTGCTCCGCCAACCTCAGCTTCGGCATGTATCCCGGCCTGTCGCTCGGCGCCTACAACGCGCTGGCGATGTACGGCTCGGACGAGCTGAAGCAGCGCTTTCTGCCCAAGCTGGTCGACGGCACCTGGTCCGGCACCATGTGCCTGACCGAGCCGCATTGCGGCACCGACCTCGGCATCATCCGCACCAAGGCGGTTCCCGACGGGGAGGGTGCCTACAAGATCACCGGCACCAAGATCTTCATCTCGGCCGGCGAGCATGACCTGACCGAGAACATTCTGCATCTGGTGCTGGCCCGCCTGCCCGACGCCCCGGCCGGGACCCGCGGCATCAGCCTGTTCCTGGTGCCGAAGTTCATGCCGAACGAAGACGGCACGCCGGGCGCCCGCAACGGCGTCGCCTGCGGCTCCATCGAGCACAAGATGGGCATCAAGGCGTCCTCGACCTGCGTCATGAACTTCGAGGACGCCACCGGCTGGCTGGTCGGCGAGCCGCACAAGGGCATGCGCGCCATGTTCGTGATGATGAACGCGGCCCGTCTGGCCGTGGGCATCCAGGGGCTGGGGCTGGCCGAGGTGTCCTACCAGAACGCCGTCAACTATGCCCGCGAGCGGCTCCAGGGCCGGTCGCTGTCGGGGGTGAAGGCGCCGGACAAGCCGGCCGATCCGATCATCGTCCATCCCGACGTGCGCCGGAACCTGCTGACCGCCCGCGCCTATGGCGAAGGCGCCCGCGCGCTGGGCGCGCTGGTCGCTTATCACCTGGACGTGGCGGAAAAGCACGCCGACGCCCGCACCTGCCGCGACGCCGACGAGTTCGTCCAGCTGATGACGCCGATCGTCAAGGCGCTGTTCACCGACATCGGCTTCGAGTCGGCCAACATCGCGGTGCAGGTCCATGGCGGCCACGGCTTCATCTGGGAGACCGGCGTCGAGCAATATGTCCGCGATGCCCGCATCTGCCAGATCTATGAGGGCACCAACGGCATCCAGGCGCTGGACCTCGTCGGCCGCAAGCTGCCGCAGGACATGGGGCGCCTGCTGCGCCACTTCTTCCACCCCGTCGGCCGCGACATCGAGGCGGCGATGGAGAAGGACGAGCTGGGCGAGTTCGTGATGCCGCTGGCCAAGGCCTTCGCCAAGCTGCAGCAGGCCACCGCCCTGATCGCCCAGAAGGGCCTGAAGGATCCGGAGGAAGCCGGTGCCGCCGCCAGCGATTACCTGCGCCTGTTCGGTCTGGTTGCGCTCGGCTGGAGCTGGCTGACCATGGTGGAAAAGGCGCAGGCCAAGCTCGACGTCGGGGAAGGCAATGCCGCCTTCTATGAGGCCAAGATCAAGACCGCCCGCTTCTACATGACCAAGCTGCTGCCGCAGACGAACAGCCTGTTCATCACCATCGCCGCCGGCGCCAAGCCGTTGATGGAACTGGAAGAGGCTGCCTTCTGA
- a CDS encoding response regulator: MKILIGDDHVLFREGLRRLLEQLRENATFAEASNFDELLDMAASKDEAYDLILTDLRMPGWPGFSGIGMLRDRQPNSKVVVVSASEAQSDVREALENGAAGYIPKSSSVKIMLSALDLIFSGGVYVPATVLREGIEPDQRGGSVIPPTDPQLEQLLTQRQREVLDRLREGKSNKQIAHELGLSEGTVKIHMTAIFKSLGVRNRTQAAMAFPQSHSA, translated from the coding sequence ATGAAGATCCTGATCGGTGATGATCACGTCCTGTTCCGGGAAGGTCTTCGCCGTCTGCTTGAGCAGCTGCGCGAAAACGCTACCTTTGCGGAAGCCAGCAATTTCGATGAGCTTCTGGACATGGCGGCTTCGAAGGATGAGGCCTATGACCTGATCCTGACCGACCTGCGCATGCCCGGCTGGCCCGGCTTCTCCGGCATCGGCATGCTGCGCGACCGGCAGCCGAACTCCAAGGTCGTGGTCGTGTCCGCGTCCGAGGCGCAGTCCGACGTTCGCGAGGCGCTGGAGAACGGTGCGGCCGGTTACATCCCGAAATCGTCCAGCGTGAAGATCATGTTGAGCGCGCTCGACCTGATTTTCTCCGGTGGCGTCTATGTGCCGGCCACGGTGTTGCGCGAAGGGATCGAGCCCGACCAGCGCGGCGGCTCTGTGATCCCGCCGACCGACCCGCAGCTGGAGCAGCTGCTGACCCAGCGTCAGCGCGAGGTGCTCGACCGCCTGCGCGAAGGCAAGTCGAACAAGCAGATCGCCCATGAACTGGGCCTGTCCGAAGGCACGGTGAAGATCCATATGACCGCGATCTTCAAGTCGCTGGGCGTGCGCAACCGCACCCAGGCGGCCATGGCCTTCCCGCAGTCGCATTCGGCGTAA
- a CDS encoding 3-hydroxyacyl-CoA dehydrogenase/enoyl-CoA hydratase family protein gives MKIERAAVIGAGVMGAGIAAHFANAGIPCVLLDIPAKEGADRSAIAKGAVAKMLKTDPAPFMHPKNAKLITPGNLEDDLNLLADVDWIVEAIVENPAIKADLYKRIDPVRKAGSVVSSNTSTITLAVLTDGQSEQFRKDFLITHFFNPPRYMRLLEIVGGADTRADALAAIADVCDRRLGKGVVHCKDTPGFIANRIGVFWIQSAVNAAVDLGLTVEEADAVGGRPMGIPKTGVFGLMDLVGLDLMPHIAKSMSATLPANDAYRGQMREHPVITRMIAEGYTGRKGKGGFYRINKAGGGKVKESVDLQTGEYAPSEKARLDSVSAAGRDLRKLCEHPDKGGRFARRVLAQTLAYAASLVPEIADSIVAVDEGMRLGYNWKQGPFELIDRLGTGWFAELCRSEGVPVPALVETASGRPFYRVEDGKLQHLTTSGVYDTVVRPDGVLLLSDIKRAAGKPVWKNASASLWDIGDGVLCVEFTSKMNAVDADIMAAYEKAMRLIGDGKGDWKALVIHNEADNFSVGANLGLALFALNIGLWPQIEEMVEGGQRTYRALKYAPFPVVAAPSGMALGGGCEILLHSDHVQAHAETYVGLVEVGVGLIPAWGGCTEMLARHQANPKAARGPMPGIAKAFEIISTATVAKSAAEAKELLYFRATDGITMNRDRLLADAKAKALELAADYTPPERTTAYVLPGPSAKAAMELAVEGFALQGKVTPHDKVVCAALAEVLSGGEEADVSKPVGEDHVLRLEREAFMGLVRTGGTIDRIEHMLLTGKPLRN, from the coding sequence ATGAAGATCGAACGCGCCGCCGTGATCGGTGCGGGCGTGATGGGCGCCGGCATCGCCGCCCATTTCGCCAACGCCGGCATCCCCTGCGTCCTGCTCGACATCCCGGCGAAGGAGGGTGCGGACCGCAGCGCCATCGCCAAAGGTGCCGTGGCGAAGATGCTGAAGACCGATCCGGCTCCCTTCATGCATCCCAAGAATGCCAAGCTGATCACGCCCGGCAATCTTGAGGATGACCTGAACCTGCTGGCCGATGTCGACTGGATCGTCGAGGCCATCGTCGAGAACCCGGCGATCAAGGCCGACCTTTACAAGCGCATCGATCCGGTGCGCAAGGCGGGCTCTGTCGTGTCGTCCAATACCTCCACCATCACGCTGGCGGTGTTGACGGATGGGCAGAGCGAGCAGTTCCGCAAGGACTTCCTGATCACCCACTTCTTCAACCCGCCGCGCTACATGCGGCTGCTGGAGATCGTCGGCGGCGCCGATACGCGGGCCGACGCGCTGGCGGCCATCGCCGACGTCTGCGACCGCCGCCTGGGCAAGGGCGTCGTCCACTGCAAGGACACGCCGGGCTTCATCGCCAACCGCATCGGCGTCTTCTGGATCCAGTCGGCGGTGAATGCCGCGGTGGACCTCGGCCTGACGGTGGAGGAGGCGGACGCCGTCGGCGGCCGGCCGATGGGCATCCCCAAGACCGGCGTCTTCGGCCTGATGGACCTCGTCGGGCTGGACCTGATGCCGCACATCGCCAAGAGCATGTCGGCCACCCTGCCGGCCAATGACGCCTATCGCGGCCAGATGCGCGAACACCCGGTCATCACCCGGATGATCGCGGAGGGTTATACCGGCCGCAAGGGCAAGGGCGGCTTCTACCGCATCAACAAGGCCGGCGGCGGCAAGGTGAAGGAGTCGGTCGATCTGCAGACCGGTGAGTATGCCCCGTCGGAAAAGGCCCGGCTGGACAGCGTGTCCGCCGCCGGCCGCGACCTGCGCAAGCTGTGCGAGCACCCGGACAAGGGCGGCCGCTTCGCCCGCCGCGTGCTGGCGCAGACGCTGGCCTATGCCGCCAGCCTGGTGCCGGAGATCGCCGACAGCATCGTCGCCGTCGATGAGGGCATGCGCCTCGGCTACAACTGGAAGCAGGGGCCGTTCGAGCTGATCGACCGCCTGGGCACTGGGTGGTTCGCCGAGCTGTGCCGCTCGGAAGGCGTTCCGGTCCCGGCACTGGTGGAGACGGCATCCGGCCGCCCCTTCTACCGGGTGGAGGACGGCAAGCTCCAGCATCTGACGACATCCGGCGTCTATGACACCGTCGTGCGCCCGGACGGCGTGCTGCTGCTGTCCGACATCAAGCGCGCCGCCGGCAAGCCGGTGTGGAAGAACGCTTCCGCCAGCCTGTGGGACATCGGCGACGGCGTGCTGTGCGTCGAGTTCACCAGCAAGATGAACGCCGTCGACGCCGACATCATGGCCGCCTATGAGAAGGCCATGCGCCTGATCGGCGACGGCAAGGGCGACTGGAAGGCGCTCGTCATCCACAACGAGGCCGACAATTTCTCGGTCGGCGCCAATCTGGGCCTCGCTCTGTTCGCGCTGAACATCGGCCTGTGGCCGCAGATCGAGGAGATGGTGGAGGGCGGCCAGCGCACCTACCGGGCGCTGAAATACGCCCCCTTCCCGGTGGTGGCGGCGCCCAGCGGCATGGCATTGGGCGGCGGCTGCGAAATCCTGCTGCATTCCGACCATGTCCAGGCCCATGCCGAGACCTATGTCGGCCTCGTCGAGGTCGGCGTCGGCCTGATCCCGGCCTGGGGCGGCTGCACCGAGATGCTGGCCCGCCATCAGGCCAATCCGAAGGCGGCGCGCGGGCCCATGCCGGGCATTGCCAAGGCCTTCGAGATCATCAGCACCGCCACCGTCGCCAAGTCGGCGGCCGAGGCCAAGGAGCTGCTGTATTTCCGCGCCACCGACGGCATCACCATGAACCGCGACCGCCTGCTGGCCGACGCCAAGGCCAAGGCGCTGGAGCTGGCGGCGGACTACACCCCGCCGGAGAGGACCACGGCCTATGTCCTGCCCGGCCCCAGCGCCAAGGCGGCGATGGAGCTGGCGGTGGAAGGCTTCGCCCTGCAGGGCAAGGTCACGCCGCACGACAAGGTGGTCTGCGCCGCGCTGGCCGAGGTGCTGAGCGGCGGCGAGGAGGCCGACGTTTCCAAGCCGGTCGGCGAGGACCATGTCCTGCGGCTGGAGCGCGAGGCGTTCATGGGTCTGGTGCGCACCGGCGGCACCATCGACCGGATCGAGCACATGCTGCTCACCGGCAAGCCGCTGCGGAACTGA
- a CDS encoding CBS domain-containing protein — protein sequence MHVAAVLKRKGNRIVSAAPDDPVAAVTRLLTEHRIGAVLVMDDDGQPVGILSERDIVRAVARDGAAALERPAADLMTRGLITGTPTDTVADMMAVMTERRIRHVPIIDSGRVVGVISIGDVVKARIDDAELEVESLRGYVAGMG from the coding sequence ATGCATGTTGCAGCCGTCTTGAAGCGCAAGGGCAACCGGATCGTCTCCGCCGCACCGGACGATCCCGTGGCCGCCGTCACCCGCCTGCTGACCGAGCACCGGATCGGCGCCGTGCTGGTGATGGACGACGATGGCCAGCCGGTCGGCATCCTGTCGGAACGCGACATCGTGCGGGCCGTCGCCCGCGACGGTGCCGCGGCGCTCGAGCGTCCGGCCGCAGACCTGATGACGCGCGGCCTGATCACCGGCACCCCGACCGACACCGTCGCCGACATGATGGCGGTGATGACCGAACGGCGCATCCGCCATGTGCCCATCATCGACTCCGGCCGCGTGGTCGGCGTCATCAGCATCGGCGACGTGGTGAAGGCCCGCATCGACGATGCCGAGCTGGAGGTCGAATCGCTGCGCGGCTATGTGGCCGGAATGGGCTGA
- the mutY gene encoding A/G-specific adenine glycosylase, with the protein MIPNSTEAARRLLSWYDRHRRDLPWRAKPGETADPYRVWLSEIMLQQTTVPAAAPYFRSFTERWPTVRDLADAPLDDVLVAWAGLGYYARARNLHKCARVVADGHGGRFPGNEAALLDLPGIGAYTAAAITSIAFDRKATVVDGNVERVIARIFAVEEPLPNAKPTLRRLAATLTPDFRPGDYAQAMMDLGATICTPRKPKCMLCPWAEYCEARAAGIAESLPRKAAKAEKPTRRGVAYWLLNPDGAVLLRRRAEEGLLGGMAEVPSTDWGPELPGEAAVAAQQPLPARWRRLPGLVRHTFTHFHLELEVIAAKAGPDWQRADGNWVPVDRLGDQALPSVMVKVVRHALANV; encoded by the coding sequence ATGATTCCAAATTCGACCGAGGCCGCCCGGCGGCTGTTGTCCTGGTACGACCGCCACCGCCGCGACCTGCCCTGGCGCGCCAAGCCGGGGGAGACCGCCGATCCCTACCGGGTCTGGCTTTCCGAGATCATGCTGCAGCAGACCACCGTGCCCGCCGCCGCCCCCTATTTCCGCAGCTTCACCGAACGCTGGCCGACGGTGCGCGATCTGGCCGACGCGCCGCTGGACGACGTGCTGGTGGCCTGGGCCGGGCTCGGCTACTACGCGCGGGCGCGCAACCTGCACAAATGCGCCCGCGTCGTGGCGGACGGGCATGGCGGGCGGTTTCCCGGCAACGAGGCGGCTCTGTTGGATTTGCCGGGAATCGGGGCCTACACGGCTGCCGCCATCACCTCCATTGCCTTCGACCGCAAGGCGACAGTGGTGGACGGCAATGTCGAGCGGGTGATCGCCCGCATCTTCGCGGTGGAGGAGCCTCTGCCCAACGCCAAGCCGACCCTGCGGCGGCTGGCGGCCACCCTGACGCCGGATTTCCGGCCCGGCGACTATGCCCAGGCGATGATGGACCTGGGCGCCACCATCTGCACCCCGCGCAAGCCGAAATGCATGCTGTGCCCCTGGGCCGAGTATTGCGAGGCACGCGCCGCCGGCATCGCCGAAAGCCTGCCGCGCAAGGCGGCCAAGGCCGAGAAGCCAACCCGCCGCGGCGTCGCCTATTGGCTGCTGAACCCGGATGGCGCCGTCCTGCTGCGCCGCCGGGCGGAGGAAGGGCTGCTGGGCGGCATGGCGGAGGTGCCGTCGACCGACTGGGGACCGGAGTTGCCGGGCGAGGCCGCGGTCGCGGCGCAGCAGCCACTGCCCGCGCGCTGGCGCCGGCTGCCGGGGCTGGTCCGCCATACATTCACCCATTTTCACCTTGAGCTTGAGGTGATCGCCGCCAAGGCCGGTCCGGACTGGCAGCGGGCCGATGGAAACTGGGTGCCGGTGGACCGCCTGGGCGATCAGGCGCTGCCGTCGGTGATGGTGAAGGTGGTGCGCCACGCGCTTGCCAACGTGTGA
- a CDS encoding DUF1194 domain-containing protein — MPRAVMTALFVLLALVVPLQAAPPGKEGQAGVALVLALDGSASITTGDLEFQLQGHAAAFRDPAVAEALASARARVTLAAYSGPNSLKVLIPWTALTKPEDAGRFAGRIDSLPRGFQGDSTAIGSAILEAAKLFDRGGKAPRQVIDLVSNGFSNGGIDPAEARDRVTKRGIIVNGLAILDEFSWLEEYFEKSVIGGPGSFVKSAMDKDSFVAALRQKLILEMVALPDHMPSQSAAIP, encoded by the coding sequence ATGCCGCGTGCCGTGATGACCGCTCTGTTCGTCCTGCTGGCTCTCGTCGTTCCCCTGCAGGCCGCCCCGCCCGGGAAGGAGGGACAGGCGGGCGTGGCGCTGGTGCTGGCGCTCGACGGGTCGGCCTCCATCACGACCGGCGATCTGGAATTCCAGTTGCAGGGCCATGCCGCCGCCTTCCGCGATCCGGCGGTGGCGGAAGCGCTGGCGTCGGCACGGGCGCGGGTGACGCTGGCCGCCTATTCGGGACCGAACAGCCTGAAGGTTCTGATCCCCTGGACGGCCCTGACAAAGCCGGAGGATGCCGGCCGCTTCGCCGGCCGTATCGACAGCCTGCCGCGCGGCTTCCAGGGCGACTCGACGGCCATCGGCAGCGCCATCCTGGAGGCGGCGAAGCTGTTCGACCGCGGCGGCAAGGCGCCGCGGCAGGTGATCGATCTGGTCTCCAACGGCTTTTCCAACGGCGGGATCGACCCGGCCGAGGCGCGCGACCGGGTGACGAAGCGCGGAATCATCGTCAACGGCCTCGCCATCCTCGACGAATTCTCCTGGCTGGAGGAGTATTTCGAGAAGAGCGTGATCGGCGGGCCGGGAAGCTTCGTGAAGAGCGCCATGGACAAGGACAGCTTCGTCGCCGCACTGCGGCAGAAACTGATCCTTGAAATGGTCGCCCTGCCCGATCACATGCCAAGCCAAAGCGCCGCCATCCCATAG
- a CDS encoding DUF721 domain-containing protein gives MSGPRRIGQSVPEVAGKVLGKRGLAFGALITDWPSIVGHQLSLRTAPDKLSFPRGKREEATLHIRAMGAIALELQHLEPQIIERINSFFGYRAVAKIKLIHAALPSTRSPVVRPRALTMDEEIGITATTAAVEDEELRATLERFGRSLMARPKRAAR, from the coding sequence ATGAGCGGACCGCGTCGCATCGGCCAATCCGTTCCGGAGGTCGCCGGCAAGGTGCTGGGCAAGCGCGGACTTGCCTTCGGCGCGCTGATCACCGACTGGCCGTCCATCGTCGGCCACCAGCTGTCGCTGCGCACAGCCCCCGACAAGCTCAGCTTTCCCCGCGGCAAGCGCGAGGAGGCGACGCTGCACATCCGCGCCATGGGCGCCATCGCGCTGGAACTGCAGCATCTGGAACCGCAGATCATCGAGCGCATCAACAGTTTCTTCGGCTATCGCGCCGTGGCGAAGATCAAGCTGATCCATGCGGCACTGCCCTCCACGCGATCGCCGGTGGTGCGCCCGCGCGCCCTGACGATGGACGAGGAGATCGGCATCACCGCCACCACCGCGGCGGTCGAGGACGAGGAACTGCGCGCCACCCTGGAACGCTTCGGCCGCTCGCTGATGGCCCGGCCGAAACGCGCCGCGCGATAG